The Magnolia sinica isolate HGM2019 chromosome 9, MsV1, whole genome shotgun sequence sequence ttataggtgggttgcgaccgataattcaggatcAAGTTCAGATGTACTCAGTCGGGACCGTTGATGAAGTAGTTCAATTggtgggtagggcagaaacacaacttgcaagagctcctgctcgtccatatccttcaaatcgaccccccatgacgggtcccacgcaggatccagtgctgccacgaggaaaagatccggTAGCTCAACTTCCtataaccgcaaaccgtgatacggggagcggctcatccaaacctcaatgtgcagcacccacaacagcaggtccgagtaggattccaaatccctATACtcagccaaggtcgaacaattgttaccgctgtggccaaccaagccacttatcaaacacttgtcctcaacgtcccgcagtgcacttgactataaatgaagggggcaccGAAGATgagacagaagaagaccatcactttgatgaacatgaacaaactattgaagaaatagcaggtgacgatgaagtgacgggcgagaatcgtggcgaatttctagttgtgaggcgattactgtatgccccacgaaaggaattacatctacaacgacacaatatatttcgtactcggtgcaccgtcaacggaaaggtctgtgatgtgatcatagacagtggtagtagcgaaaacatcgtctcgagagtaatggtggacaagttgcggctaccaacgatgaaacatccttccttatactctattggctggataaaaaaggtaaataagaccaaggtaactgaacaatgcactatctcattttcaattggcaaaaattataaggatcaaatactttgtgacgtggtcgatatggaagcttgtcatatgttactcggtcgaccctagcagtcggaccgtgatgcaacctatcggggacgagataatgtctacgtattcgtcaaggatagtcgaaaaaaatccttacccctatggcaccagagaaccaccctaaagcctctaaagtagaggggagttccctcttggccattcaggattttatggaggaatccaaggaaactggcgaggtatatgccgtagtagtgaagggtgaggaagaggaaccctcaaacatccctctaagtttaagactgttgctaaacgaattcaaagaagtctggcctgaggatttacctgatggattgccccccatgagggacatccaacatcacatagacctcgtccctggggctagcctgccaaatcgccctcattatcggatgagtctgaaggagtgtgagatacttcaggggcaagtggaggaattgatgcgtaagggtctcttgagagagagcatgagcccatgtgccgtaccagcattattaatgccaaaaaaagatggaagctggcgtatgtgtgtcgacagtcgggcaattaacaaaattaccatcCAATATCGGTtttcaataccacggttggacgacatgctctatatgttagaaggggctaaggtgttctctaaactagatctaaggagcgggtaccatcagattcgtattcgacccaatgatgagtggaaaacggcattcaagaccaaggaagggttgtatgagtggctggtcatgcccttcagcctatcgaatgcaccaagtacttttatgcgtttgatgaatcaagttctaaaatcgttcactggccgatttgtggtaatatattttgatgacatattgatatataaccaggatgaggtggagcacaggaaacatctcaggcaggtgctgcaggtcctacaaattaacaagttgtacctcaacttgaagaagtgtagttttttaactgacagcctgttgtttctaggatttattGTAACGttcacaggcattcgtgtggacgatgaaaaggtgcgagctattagggaatggccgatcctgacaaatattcatgaggtgaggagttttcacgggttggcgactttctatcatcgatttgtgtgagattttagcactatagtcgcgcctataacagattgcatgaaaaaaggaccgttccagtggaccgataaagttgacaagagctttcatgagatcaagcatcgtttgtctacaacaccggttttggtgtttcctaatttcgacaaattgtttgaggttgagtgtgacgcttcgtatatcgaaattggaggagtattatcacaggaaggcaggccggtagccttctacagcgagaagctcagcgaagcccgaaagaagtggtcgacttatgagcttgagttgtacgcagttgttcaggcgctgcgacattggcggcattatctgattcaaagagagtttgttttgtacactgaccatcaagcattaaagtttattaatagtcagactaacgtgaatcgtgtgcatgttagatgggttgcatttttataggaattcacgttggttctgaagcacaagtcagggcagcagaacaaggtggctgatgcacttagccgtcatgTATCACTACTAGTTataatgagcaacgaggtagtcggcttcgactgtcttaaggagctgtattccgaggatgaggactttaaagattcttggatgaagtgtaaagaaggtcaccccagtgaccttcatatacaggacgattttctctttaaagggaatcgattgtgcttCCCCTAAAGTtttctgagggagcagattattcaggagctacatggaagtGACCTTgctggacacctggggcgagacaagacgcgagctcttgtggaagacaAGACGTGAGCTCGGTGGACACCTCGGGAAAtgtcgtacaacgttgtcatgtttgtcagacctccaaggggcaatctcagaatacgggcctctacaccccattacctgtgcctaactgtccttgggaggatttatcaatggacttcgtgcttggtctcccacgaacacaacgcggcatggattcggtgttcgtggtggtagatcgtttctcaaagatggcgcactttatcccatgcaagaagaccctcgatgcaacacacgtggcgaatttatttttcagggaggtcgttcggctacacggggtccccaagaccattacttccgatcgtgacataaagttcattagccacttttggtggagtttatggaatcgattcgatacacgacttcaattcagcagtgcttaccacccacagactgatgggcagaccgaagttgtgaatcgcacattgggaaacctcattcgctgtatttcaggagaaaaaccgaagcagtgggattagtccttgtcccaagcagagtttgcattcaataacatggtgaaccgctcgacagggagatcaccgttccagattatctacggacgagtgcctcgctacacacttgacttggtcctctACCTAAGTACccgggcacgagcattgcagcagaacatatggcagacaagatcatgggcatccatgcagaagtgcagaccaagctacatgcctcgaacgagaagtacaaggaacaagcggacaagcatcggcgacaaaaagtgttcgaggtgggcgaccgcgttatggtccatctgcgcaaagagagatttccgactgggacgtacaacaaattgaaaaataagaagattggacccgtcccaatcatccgaaagatcaatgataacgcttatattgttgatcttccagatgacatggcaatctcacagactttcaatgtcgcggacctgaccgagtatcatgaaccagagcatgacgagaactcgaggatgagttcttttgaagtggaggagactgatgtagagcgggtcgcggacagttacatggccaagatggatcagaaaaggcccggtcgacgacagaagtgatccagaccatcgaaccttaaatcgggcgtatcttgcaatccggaatgagttatctgacgtaaaatatatgattttggggtagaacgagctactgaagccaaccaagcctgctacgccgggttgcgcagcccaaaattgtgaaaaacccctggatcgacggtcgtttccctgttttaatttcgtttttactataaatagtaagttttagtttgattataactcttcatccgtcgggctttaggagttgcgcccaacgtgaaaagagcttagaataattaggagaacggtttggtgaggccaaataggacacttactatttttggccgaaaaccttgcgcactagtagacatcacgaccgtctataaatagtaagtttactatttatagtaagtcgcggattctaagagtttgagttgtagtttgattttaatttctttcccattgcttggtacccctatttaaagggttgtaaactcgtttttatggatcaattaatcaatttcgaatttattagaatttatttctattttctgctttctttcctcgtggattcgagaagtctctgtgaggagtccagagaagctctgtggattcggagtagttatcctcatcacgttcatccctgcgtcatcaaGTTTGGGTGAAAAGTACTGCCTATTTACGTAAATGGGTCAAGTTAGGGTTTCACACTACCCAAGTGGACTATTAGAAACAAATTAATACACACAATGGTTGTAGGTATTCTCTTATTTAGCAGGGCTAGATTTAGACTCATAATCCATTCTTAAAACCATGTGCGGTCATGTTGGGTTCATGGGGCCGTTGAGTCCACCCCGATTAaacttaaatggtttggatcaggcTTGGGCTAAAATGAATTTTGAGTAGGATGAGTTGGGACAGAGTATTACAGGTTGCAGGTTGGGTTTGCACCCCAAGACTACGAGAATATGAATAATCAAACCATTGATCTGGTTGGTCAATTGTTCATGGGCCACCATCAACAGCTAATGGAGATTGGATGCAACCAACTCTCATATAAAATCGATCAGGGAGGGATGCGATTAGGTTGATTACCATCTTCCTCATGGAATAATTACTCTCAATCCATGAAGCTctatggactcctcacaaagcttTCTCGAATTCACGGGAGATAAAAGCAGGTATAATTCCTAATAAAGTTGGaataatttgattaatgataaaaaaaatgaaattacaactcttcaaataaggaactcaaacttatgacggagttttagacttagactccaactcaaacaccctaaaaacgttACTTACCgtaaatagtaagcttactatttatagacgacctCTACTCCTACTACTACTAGACTTTATGGTTGTTGGCCAAAATTTGTAAATGTCCAATTTGGCTTggccacgttattctcctaattttttaaagcccttttcatgttgggcacaacttctaAAACTCATAGGATCATAAGTTGTACTTGAATTAAAGATTACATTTTATagtaaaaaaagaaattaaactgGAGTTTTGACCGTTGATCGGATAGAATCAAAATCTTCCAAATCCGGCATGGGCGACCCAGCATAGCAggattggttggcttaagtaggtcctcctaccccaaaatcatatataatatgtcgaaaaactcatcccgaTTTGGAAAATACGACTGATTTAAGATTCCGACAGTCCATATCATTTCCACCTCCGATTAGtcctttggtccatctttgccatgaaagtgtctgtgacctgctctacatcataaaACTGCTGGTTTCTTTGAAGCTATGAATGTGATGGTTATGATGAATTGATtacaatggttcacattcaaacCCAAGATTCAAAGGTCAGGATGATGGATGAAGAATGATTGTATTATCATAACGTATATACGTTAGTCAATGAAAAtatgaatggttcacatcaacACAAGGATATAAACAGGTTAGAAGCCGGCCACCATACagtaatgggccccacaacaaaaaaagaaaaaaaccagtATATATAATACCCCTTTCGGTTTGTATCCATCCCAACTCTCAATACCAATGGCTCTCCTCTCTCCATccttcatattttctaccttctttTATTCCATCCTTTTCTCCTCTTCTGTTTTTGCTGGTAACAATACCCAAAAAGGCATCCAAGAACACTTCTCTGCGTTGCTCCATCTCAAGCATGGCTTCAATTTCTCTGAAAAAGCCTCCACTAACCTCTCCTCATGGGATTTAAACGATACAGATTGCTGCGTTTGGGGAGGCATTGGTTGCGATGGAGACAATAGTCATGTGATCAGCATCGACCTCAGCAACCGTCGGATCTCAGGTCGGATTGATTTTGAAAGCCTTTTTCGTcttcagagcctgcagagtctcaACCTTGCTAGCAATTACTTTAATCCCTCTCCATTCTCTCCTGGGTTTAACCAAAACCTCTCGAGTCTGAGAGAACTGTCTCTCGACTGGATAAACATCTCAATGCAGGGTAGTGAGTGGGTCCAGGCCTTATTCTTGTCAGTCCCTCATCTCCGCGACTTGAGCTTACGTTATTGTGGTCTTTCAGGCCCCATCCATTCTTCCCTTTCCAAactccattttttaaaatctaaactAGACCTCAGTAACAACAATCTGTCAGGATCATTACCATCATTCCTTGTGAACCTGAGCAAACTAGAGTACTTGGATCTTTCATTCAATAGTTTCAGCGGCCCAATTCCTTCTTCCTATGGAAACGAGTTTCGTAATCTCAAAGAGATCTTCTTAAATAGTAATTTGCTTAATGGGACCAtcccatcatcattgttttcGATCACTCCCATCATTACAGTTCCTGGATCTTGAAGGTAACAAGCTGGGTGGTGGGCTTGATGTTATACACAATGCCTCTTCTTCACAGCTGGAGTACATTTATTTGGGTAACAACTACTTACAGGGAATGGTGAGCTTTATCTTTAAACTTGTGAAGCTTTCTTCCATTTCCCTTCCTTTCAACAATTTCAGTGGTGTTGTGGAGGTTGGTTCATTTCAAACGCTCAAGAGCCTCTTCTCTCTATCTTTCCGATAACAATCTGTCAATCAAAGATGGTGGTGGTAATTCCACCTTTACCTCCTTCCCCCAAATCGGATACCTATCCTTGCGTTCTTGCAACATTAGCCAATATCCAAGTTTCTTACGAAATCAAGTCTAGATGGAACATCTAGATCTTTCCAACAATAGAATCACTGGTGGAATACCCAAATGGTTATGGAAAGTTGGGATTGGAACTTTATACTGTTTAAATCTTTCTCACAATTCCCTGCAAAGAATAGAACCACTACCTCCACATGTTTTTCTGGGTGACTGGGCTATTCTCGACCTTAGCTCCAACATTCTAGAAGGCTCATTTCAGATCCCTTCACCCCatatctttttcttctctctttcaaaCAATAGACTTAGTGGAGAAATCCCTATGTCAATTTGTAATGCAACATCCCTTGAAGTCCTCGATCTATCCACAAACCGATTAAGTGGTTGGATTCCACAATGTCTAGGTGAAATCAGTGATACTCTTAATGTGCTAAATCTCCGAGGAAACGCATTTAATGGAACCTTGCTTCAAACATTCAAAAAGAGATGTAATCTACAAACAATTGATCTAAGTGAAAATCAAATAGAAGGCCAAGTTCCAAGATCTTTGGCTAATTGCAAAGGGATGGAGGTATTAAACCTTGGAAACAATCAAATAATTGACATCTTCCCTTCATGGGTAGAAGCTTTGTCGAAGCTGCGCATTTTTATCTTGAAATCCAACAAATTTTATGGTCCCATTACACTTTCACAGATAAATCAGAGCTTCTCAATGTTGCAGATCATGGATCTCTCTTCTAATAGTTTTACGGGTGGTTTGCCATCTAATATGTTTCAAAGCTGGAATGCAATGACGCGGGAGGACAAATCTCAATCTACGTTTCTTGGTAGAATCCTAAATGCACCACGGAGTACTCTATACTACCAAGACACAGTGATAGTAAtgatcaaaggaaaagaaagggaACTGACAAAGATCCTAGCCATCTTCACATCAATTGATCTCTCAAACAATCATTTTCAAGGGGATATTCCAGAATCTATTGGGATTGTCAAATCACTCCATCTGCTCAATATGTCAAACAATGGTTTCACAGGtcaaattccaacatcacttgagAATTTAATGGTGCTCGAGTCTTTGGATCTTTCACAGAACAATATCTCAGGAGAGATTCTTTGGCAGCTGACGAAGCTAACATTTCTCTCGGTGCTGAATCTTTCACAAAATAATCTCATGGGAAGCATGCCACAAATTAAGCAATTTCTTACATTCATGAACGAATCGTTTCTAGGAAACATGGGATTATGTGGACCTCCATTATCGAGAAAATGTATTGCACCACCGTCAGATTTGCTGAGCTTTGAAGATGCGACTTCTGAATTGGACTGGGAATTCATGTGGATAGGATTTGGAGTCGGATGCGGAGCAGGAATGGGAGTTCTTTTCTGGACTCTAACACTCTGGACAAAGGGAAGGAGAGAATTCTATAAATTTGTAGATGGTATGCTGTTAGTAAATTTTCCCTCCACAATGTTTGCTCTAAAGAGCCGATCATAAAATTCTTGAAGTTATGGGAATGGTGAATAATCTCAATGAAATTGATCATGTAAGGAAGAAGTGACCAAATCGTTGTTGTCTCATAGTTTTATTTCTGTTGCTTGTGTTGttgttttttctgtttttttaggATTTATGTGATTGTGGTATATATATGTTTCCAATGATGTTGTTTTTGATACGCCCCTTTGATTCTTGGAAACTTTAATTAGGTGCTAGGCATCATCTATATTGATGCTTCTGCTATTAGGGACGTGGATTACATACTGAcacgtgctatgtgggccccacaatgatatgagttttatccatgctatctatccattttttgaaaattaatttagagcatgagccaaaaaatgagggagatcattaaaaagttctaatgcccgttataatgtttatttggcccAAAAGGTAATAGATACTTGGAcgaagcgaaaacacaaatatcagcttcatcaacaCTTTTGTGGCCTCGACTTTGCCTGTGCTGAAAGTTCACATGGATGCCCTTGATAAATTgatcactccgtccatcagtttcgaaTGATCACAGTAATACAACAACCTAAAAATTAGCCAGAtccaaacttaggtgggccaccccacacgaAAAAGGGGGGATTGAATACCTGCCATTggaaactttttgtgggccacagaagttttgtatcaggaacCTACAGTTTTTATGAGTAGTAATGACgttacgaacggtttggatggcatataaaaatcatgattggctttaggaagatttcaacagtggacatttcgGTTCTAACTTTtttatgtggtgtagcccacctgagttttggatttgactgATTTCTCGAATTTGGTCCTATTATCATGATCTTGTGAGatggatggacagactggatttgtcacgggaatctctgtgggcccaacatgactTCCGACCAACCACTGCAAGTTCCTGTGGCCAGGCCACAGGCAATCAAACGCTGACGGGTTTGGATTTTTGAACCCAGTTACTAACACGGTCAAACTCGGATTTGGATATTTATGAAAGCCCACTCCATCCTAGCTATATGGCTATAATGGGCTGAGGCTTATAAGGCAGGCCCACATGACTACTTGAATATCCAGGCCGAACCTTACCTCAGGTCTGGCCGGCTGAAAGCCTTAACTATCAATAATTTGTAATGGAAAGATCTGTTATATCTAGGGATGTCAATGGACCTTAAGGCCTTCGGACTTTTGGACTTGTCTCATTTTGGACCTAGCTTCAGCTGAAATACTAGGTCGAGGGCTTCATCACAGGCCAGCCTCGGGCCTATTTGTTTTGATTCGTCACTGCCTGGGCTAGGATTAGGCCTAGATTTTACTTATGGGCTTAGCTTGGAGTGAATCAACCAGCCGAAGCTTGGGCCATTTACAGCCATATCTATATCTCATGTACACCCATATTACAGCTAGCACACATACCATATGGGTGAGGTTGATTGTTCTAGGATAATCGAATTAGAATGAGTCAAGAATTTCCTAAAATTATAATACACAGTAACAATCATTCTTCTGATAAATTAATATCAATTCctatggtggcccacatccaatcGATTAACATTATGATTGGGTCCACAACATAATCAAATTGGATTCCCTGATCAGTTCTAACCCTTGACACAGGGTCGATACTCTCATGTGACCCTCTTGATTAATCAAGTGGTCCCTACTTGACCAGCGATTATTTAACTTATCCATCAATGATAATGAATTATAAAATCATACATTTAGTATTATACTTAATCTGCTTCTAAAAAAACCAACATTTATATGTTCCGGTTATCCCTTTGTCGGTCACACCTACAATCTGTAAGTAGGACCTATGATGTATAGCGGGTTGAAGACACttttatggcaaagatggactagacAAGGCTTGGTTGGaggtggaaatgatcctgaccatcagaaccttaaatcagttgtatcttttttcgacatattatatatgattttcgTGTAGGAAAACCTACTTAATTAAGCCAATCAACCCTGCAATGCTAGGTTATCCAAgccagatttgtgagattccatcacatcaatggtcaaaagtcccatttatttttgtttttactgtaaatagttagttttttttcaagtataacttttgatcatttgagttgtaaaagtcaagcccaacatgaaaagggcttagaaaactT is a genomic window containing:
- the LOC131255141 gene encoding receptor-like protein 48, coding for MALLSPSFIFSTFFYSILFSSSVFAGNNTQKGIQEHFSALLHLKHGFNFSEKASTNLSSWDLNDTDCCVWGGIGCDGDNSHVISIDLSNRRISGRIDFESLFRLQSLQSLNLASNYFNPSPFSPGFNQNLSSLRELSLDWINISMQGSEWVQALFLSVPHLRDLSLRYCGLSGPIHSSLSKLHFLKSKLDLSNNNLSGSLPSFLVNLSKLEYLDLSFNSFSGPIPSSYGNEFRNKLGGGLDVIHNASSSQLEYIYLGNNYLQGMVSFIFKLVKLSSISLPFNNFSGVVEVGSFQTLKSLFSLSFR
- the LOC131255142 gene encoding receptor-like protein 18, with protein sequence MEVLNLGNNQIIDIFPSWVEALSKLRIFILKSNKFYGPITLSQINQSFSMLQIMDLSSNSFTGGLPSNMFQSWNAMTREDKSQSTFLGRILNAPRSTLYYQDTVIVMIKGKERELTKILAIFTSIDLSNNHFQGDIPESIGIVKSLHLLNMSNNGFTGQIPTSLENLMVLESLDLSQNNISGEILWQLTKLTFLSVLNLSQNNLMGSMPQIKQFLTFMNESFLGNMGLCGPPLSRKCIAPPSDLLSFEDATSELDWEFMWIGFGVGCGAGMGVLFWTLTLWTKGRREFYKFVDGMLLVNFPSTMFALKSRS